One window of Burkholderia thailandensis E264 genomic DNA carries:
- a CDS encoding MFS transporter — protein sequence MTSQHDDRAVRAPVGQPARAALAAFVGTTIEWYDFYLYATASALIFGKLFFPSGEPFFSTLASFGTFAVGFFARPFGGLVFGHLGDRIGRKKALVATLVIMAVGTVGIGLLPSYAQAGVVAPVVLVVLRIAQGIAIGGEWGGAVLMASEHASADKRTFVASFAQLGSPAGLILALLAFRLVAGIEHGAFLAWGWRLPFLASAALLAVGLAIRAGVAESPEFARVKAERRTAALPVADVVRDAWRTLLLCLGANVIGVAGAWFVNTFMLNYTTQTLGLDRALILDCLFVVAFIQLGTQFASGWFAQRIGIGRFLKTAAALAIASPYPMFALVSTGRPVAIVVGIAIAVMCMSSSYAVMAGFMSSAFDVRVRYSAISLSYQLCAALAGGLTPLAGTLLAHRFAGEWWPLAAFYSALAAVSLGCIATLERDKRSDAGAPGGALAKP from the coding sequence ATGACATCCCAGCACGATGACCGCGCCGTTCGCGCGCCGGTCGGCCAGCCCGCGCGCGCCGCGCTCGCGGCGTTCGTCGGCACGACGATCGAGTGGTACGACTTCTACCTTTACGCAACCGCGTCCGCGCTCATCTTCGGCAAGCTGTTCTTTCCGTCGGGCGAGCCGTTCTTCAGCACGCTCGCGTCGTTCGGCACGTTCGCGGTCGGCTTTTTCGCGCGGCCGTTCGGCGGCCTCGTGTTCGGCCATCTCGGCGACCGGATCGGCCGCAAGAAGGCGCTCGTCGCGACGCTCGTCATCATGGCGGTCGGCACGGTCGGCATCGGCCTGTTGCCTTCATACGCGCAGGCGGGCGTCGTCGCGCCCGTCGTGCTCGTCGTGCTGCGCATCGCGCAGGGCATCGCGATCGGCGGCGAGTGGGGCGGCGCGGTGCTGATGGCGAGCGAGCACGCGAGCGCGGACAAGCGCACGTTCGTCGCGTCGTTCGCGCAGCTCGGCAGCCCGGCCGGGCTGATTCTCGCGCTGCTCGCGTTTCGTCTCGTCGCGGGCATCGAGCACGGCGCGTTCCTCGCATGGGGCTGGCGGCTGCCGTTTCTCGCGAGCGCGGCGCTGCTCGCGGTCGGGCTCGCGATTCGCGCGGGCGTCGCCGAATCGCCGGAATTCGCGCGCGTGAAGGCCGAGCGGCGCACGGCCGCGCTGCCCGTGGCCGACGTGGTGCGCGACGCATGGCGCACGCTGCTGCTCTGTCTCGGCGCGAACGTGATCGGCGTCGCGGGCGCGTGGTTCGTCAACACGTTCATGCTGAACTACACGACGCAGACGCTCGGGCTCGATCGCGCGCTGATCCTCGATTGCCTGTTCGTCGTCGCGTTCATCCAGCTCGGCACGCAGTTCGCGTCAGGCTGGTTCGCGCAGCGCATCGGCATCGGGCGCTTCCTGAAGACGGCCGCCGCGCTCGCGATCGCGTCGCCGTATCCGATGTTCGCGCTCGTGTCGACGGGGCGGCCCGTCGCGATCGTCGTGGGCATCGCGATCGCGGTGATGTGCATGTCGAGCTCGTACGCGGTGATGGCGGGCTTCATGTCGAGCGCGTTCGACGTGCGCGTCCGCTATTCGGCGATCTCGCTGTCGTATCAGCTTTGCGCGGCGCTCGCGGGCGGGCTCACGCCGCTCGCGGGCACGCTGCTCGCGCACCGTTTCGCCGGCGAGTGGTGGCCGCTCGCCGCGTTCTACAGCGCGCTCGCGGCGGTGTCGCTCGGGTGCATCGCGACGCTCGAGCGCGACAAGCGAAGCGACGCCGGCGCGCCCGGCGGTGCGCTCGCGAAGCCTTGA
- a CDS encoding oxidative damage protection protein, with product MARMIHCAKLGKEAEGLDFPPLPGELGKRLYESVSKEAWQGWLKQQTMLINENRLNMADPRARQYLMKQTEKYFFGEGADQASGYVPPAQD from the coding sequence ATGGCCCGTATGATTCACTGCGCGAAGCTCGGCAAGGAAGCCGAAGGACTCGATTTCCCGCCGCTGCCGGGCGAGCTCGGCAAGCGCCTGTACGAGAGCGTGTCGAAGGAGGCATGGCAAGGCTGGCTCAAGCAGCAGACGATGCTGATCAACGAGAACCGGCTGAACATGGCCGATCCGCGCGCGCGCCAGTATCTGATGAAGCAGACCGAGAAGTACTTCTTCGGCGAAGGCGCGGACCAGGCGTCCGGCTACGTGCCGCCGGCGCAGGACTGA
- the argA gene encoding amino-acid N-acetyltransferase, which translates to MNSQTDLPAAQSGAAPQPSVDEAVHHAQFVDWMRSVAPYIHKFRNSTFVVGFGGEVVQHGLLSALVSDIALLQAMGIQIVLVHGSRPQVEEQLHLHGVESAFSHGLRITDARALESAKEAAGEVRLDIEAAISQGLPNTPMAHAHISVVSGNFVTARPVGILDGVDFAHTGVVRKIDAESIRHSLASRKLVLLSPLGFSPTGEAFNLSMEDVASAAAIALRADKIIFLTESPGIVDEAGELVREMSLDAAAELLDSGDLQGDDGFFLKHAIRACRGGVARAHLIPQSLDGSVLLELFLHDGVGTMISYENLESLREATPDDVGGILTLIEPLETDGTLVRRGRHQIERDIDHFSVIEHDGVLFGCAALYPYPTEKIGEMACLTVAPEAQGSGDGERLLKRIEQRARARGLTRIFVLTTRTEHWFLKRGFVKVTVDDLPEDRRKLYNWQRKSLVLMKQL; encoded by the coding sequence ATGAATTCCCAAACCGACCTCCCCGCCGCCCAATCGGGTGCCGCGCCCCAGCCGTCCGTCGACGAAGCCGTCCATCACGCGCAGTTCGTCGACTGGATGCGCTCCGTCGCGCCCTATATCCACAAGTTCCGCAACAGCACGTTCGTGGTCGGCTTCGGCGGCGAGGTCGTGCAGCACGGGCTGCTGAGCGCGCTCGTGTCCGACATCGCGCTCTTGCAGGCGATGGGCATCCAGATCGTGCTCGTGCACGGCTCGCGGCCGCAGGTCGAGGAGCAACTGCACCTGCACGGCGTCGAATCGGCGTTCTCGCACGGCCTGCGGATCACCGATGCGCGCGCGCTCGAATCGGCGAAGGAAGCGGCGGGCGAAGTGCGGCTCGACATCGAGGCGGCGATCAGCCAGGGCTTGCCGAACACGCCGATGGCGCACGCGCACATCAGCGTCGTGTCGGGCAACTTCGTCACCGCGCGGCCGGTCGGAATTCTCGACGGCGTCGATTTCGCTCATACGGGCGTCGTGCGCAAGATCGACGCCGAATCGATCCGCCACTCGCTCGCGAGCCGCAAGCTCGTGCTGCTGTCGCCGCTCGGCTTCTCGCCGACGGGCGAGGCGTTCAACCTGTCGATGGAGGATGTCGCGTCGGCGGCCGCGATCGCGCTGCGCGCCGACAAGATCATTTTCCTGACCGAGTCGCCCGGCATCGTCGACGAAGCGGGCGAGCTCGTGCGCGAGATGTCGCTCGACGCGGCGGCCGAGCTGCTCGACTCGGGCGATCTGCAGGGCGACGACGGGTTCTTCCTGAAGCACGCGATCCGCGCATGCCGCGGCGGCGTCGCGCGCGCACACCTGATTCCGCAATCGCTCGACGGCAGCGTGCTGCTCGAGCTGTTCCTGCACGACGGCGTGGGCACGATGATCTCGTACGAGAACCTCGAAAGCCTGCGCGAGGCGACGCCGGACGACGTCGGCGGCATCCTGACCCTCATCGAGCCGCTCGAGACGGACGGCACGCTCGTGCGGCGAGGCCGCCACCAGATCGAGCGCGACATCGATCACTTCTCGGTCATCGAGCACGACGGCGTGCTGTTCGGCTGCGCGGCGCTCTACCCGTACCCGACCGAGAAGATCGGCGAGATGGCGTGCCTGACGGTCGCGCCCGAGGCGCAAGGCTCGGGCGACGGCGAGCGGCTCCTGAAGCGGATCGAGCAGCGCGCCCGCGCGCGCGGCTTGACGCGGATCTTCGTGCTGACGACCCGCACCGAGCACTGGTTCCTCAAGCGCGGCTTCGTGAAGGTGACGGTCGACGACCTGCCCGAAGACCGTCGCAAGCTCTACAACTGGCAGCGCAAGTCGCTCGTGCTGATGAAGCAGCTCTGA
- the hrpA gene encoding ATP-dependent RNA helicase HrpA has translation MSNVPKSPAQKHAGTPGEAQPAGAHAPRPPRPPRAPSGQAGAPRAARRDAGSEAARAPHAPRARTAPNPVPPITFPESLPVSGKRDEIARAIAAHQVVIVCGETGSGKTTQLPKICLALGRGVGAGGAGLIGHTQPRRLAASSTGRRIAEELGTPFGEVVGYKVRFTDNLAPGASVKLMTDGILLAESQTDPLLKAYDTLIIDEAHERSLNIDFLLGYLKQILPRRPDLKLIVTSATIDADRFARHFGSDERPAPVIEVSGRLYPVEVRYRPIADDRPAAVRHAEGAASGRDRAKSAREAERDLMDGIVDAVDELCREGPGDVLVFLPGEREIRDAAESLRKHHPPHTEILPLFARLSAAEQERVFKASNARRIVLATNVAETSLTVPGIRYVVDTGLARVKRYSYRNKVEQLQIESISQAAANQRAGRCGRVADGICIRLYEESDFAGRARFTDPEILRSSLASVILRMKSLHLSAIESFPFIEPPPGRAIADGYQLLNELGAVDDDNALTPLGRELARLPLDPRVGRMILAARDQQALREVLVIASALSVQDPRDRPIDAQEQADQAHRRFADERSEFLQWLRIWAWFEEAVAHKKSNRQLVDACRQHFLSHLRLREWRDVHSQLLTVVREHGWRLNEADATFEQIHLSLLTGLLGNIGFKAEDEPHYLGARGIKFHLWPGSALVKKAGRWVMAAELVETSRLYARCIAKIEPEWIERIGAHLLKKSLSEPHWEKRPAQVTAFERATLYGLTVYHRRRVAFGRQDPARARELFIRGALVDGEFDTKLAFFAHNRKLLADIEQLEHKSRRQDVLVDDELIHAFYDQAIPSGIHTGAAFERWYRDEVKKSGQPEDKLRLLYLSRDDLMRHEAAGVTTDLFPKRATMAGVEMALTYHFEPGSPRDGVTLAVPLFALNQVDARRAEWLVPGMLKEKAHLLLKSLPQKLRRHCVPLPEYAAGFVERAGRERFGAGGLVDALIADVRERTQVATKTSDFKLETLPAHLFMNFKVIDEHGRQLAMGRNLAQLRAELGAQAQQHFQKIAAAATLAPAGAPSGAAAAEAPAGGARPRGAQGGGATPAVAPSAAQAGAAAAGATALYENLTTWNFGKLPELLEIRRRGETLFGYPALVDRGTHCDVEVFDSPDEAARIHRAGLRRLFALQLKEPIKYLEKNLPGLREMAMQYMSLGTQDELRDQLIATALDRACLQDPLPADDASFHARRDEGRSRLNLLAQEMARLVGQILAEYAGLAKKLAQAKPFPAAHADLQGQLAALVGKRFVIDTPYAQLAHFPRYLKGIALRIDKLKADPARDARQAAELQPLAQHYQRSIVQRGGVADARLAEFRWLLEELRISLFAQELRTPMPVSVKRLYKVWESMQR, from the coding sequence ATGTCGAATGTACCTAAAAGTCCCGCGCAAAAACATGCGGGCACGCCGGGCGAGGCGCAGCCCGCCGGCGCGCACGCGCCGCGGCCGCCGCGCCCGCCGCGGGCGCCGTCCGGGCAGGCGGGCGCGCCGCGCGCCGCGCGCCGCGACGCCGGCTCCGAGGCCGCGCGCGCGCCGCATGCGCCGCGCGCGCGGACAGCGCCGAATCCCGTTCCGCCGATCACGTTTCCCGAAAGCCTGCCCGTGTCGGGCAAGCGCGACGAGATCGCGCGCGCGATCGCCGCTCACCAGGTCGTGATCGTCTGCGGCGAGACGGGCTCGGGCAAGACCACCCAGTTGCCGAAGATCTGCCTCGCGCTCGGCCGCGGCGTCGGCGCGGGCGGCGCGGGGCTGATCGGCCACACGCAGCCGAGGCGGCTCGCGGCGTCGTCGACGGGCCGCCGGATCGCCGAGGAGCTCGGCACGCCGTTCGGCGAAGTGGTGGGCTACAAGGTGCGCTTCACCGACAACCTCGCGCCGGGCGCGTCGGTCAAGCTGATGACGGACGGCATCCTGCTCGCCGAGTCGCAGACCGATCCGCTGCTCAAGGCGTACGACACCCTCATCATCGACGAGGCGCACGAGCGCAGCCTGAACATCGATTTTCTGCTCGGCTACCTGAAGCAGATCCTGCCGAGGCGGCCGGACCTGAAGCTGATCGTCACGTCGGCGACGATCGACGCGGACCGTTTCGCGCGCCATTTCGGCAGCGACGAGCGGCCCGCGCCGGTGATCGAGGTGAGCGGGCGGCTCTATCCGGTGGAAGTCCGCTACCGGCCGATCGCCGACGACCGGCCGGCCGCCGTCCGGCACGCGGAAGGCGCGGCGTCCGGGCGCGACCGCGCGAAGAGCGCGCGCGAGGCCGAGCGCGACCTGATGGACGGCATCGTCGACGCGGTCGACGAGCTGTGCCGCGAGGGCCCGGGCGACGTGCTCGTGTTCCTGCCCGGCGAGCGCGAGATCCGCGACGCCGCCGAGTCGCTGCGCAAGCACCATCCGCCGCACACCGAGATCCTGCCGCTGTTCGCGCGGCTGTCGGCGGCCGAGCAGGAGCGCGTGTTCAAGGCGTCGAACGCGCGGCGGATCGTGCTCGCGACGAACGTCGCCGAGACGTCGCTCACGGTGCCGGGCATCCGCTACGTCGTCGATACCGGGCTTGCGCGCGTGAAGCGCTATTCGTACCGGAACAAGGTCGAGCAGTTGCAGATCGAGTCGATCTCGCAGGCGGCCGCGAACCAGCGCGCGGGCCGCTGCGGCCGCGTCGCCGACGGCATCTGCATCCGTCTCTACGAGGAAAGCGATTTCGCCGGCCGCGCGCGCTTCACCGATCCGGAAATCCTGCGCTCGTCGCTCGCATCGGTGATCCTGCGGATGAAGTCGCTGCATCTGTCGGCGATCGAATCGTTTCCGTTCATCGAGCCGCCGCCCGGCCGCGCGATCGCGGACGGCTATCAACTGCTCAACGAGCTCGGCGCGGTCGACGACGACAACGCGCTCACGCCGCTCGGCCGCGAGCTCGCGCGGTTGCCGCTCGATCCGCGCGTCGGCCGGATGATCCTCGCCGCGCGCGACCAGCAGGCGTTGCGCGAAGTGCTCGTGATCGCGAGCGCGCTGTCCGTGCAGGACCCGCGCGATCGCCCGATCGACGCGCAGGAGCAGGCCGACCAGGCGCACCGGCGCTTCGCCGACGAGCGCTCCGAGTTCCTCCAGTGGCTGAGGATCTGGGCGTGGTTCGAGGAGGCGGTCGCGCACAAGAAGTCGAACCGGCAACTCGTCGACGCGTGCCGGCAGCATTTCCTGTCGCACCTGCGGCTGCGCGAATGGCGCGACGTCCACTCGCAGCTCCTGACCGTCGTGCGCGAGCACGGCTGGCGCCTGAACGAGGCCGACGCGACGTTCGAGCAGATCCATCTGTCGCTGTTGACGGGGCTGCTCGGCAACATCGGCTTCAAGGCCGAGGACGAGCCGCACTATCTCGGCGCGCGCGGGATCAAGTTCCATCTGTGGCCGGGCTCCGCGCTCGTGAAGAAGGCGGGGCGCTGGGTGATGGCGGCCGAGCTCGTCGAGACGAGCCGCCTCTATGCGCGCTGCATCGCGAAGATCGAGCCGGAATGGATCGAGCGCATCGGCGCGCACCTGTTGAAGAAATCGCTGTCCGAGCCGCACTGGGAGAAGCGTCCCGCGCAGGTCACCGCGTTCGAGCGCGCGACGCTGTACGGGCTCACCGTCTATCACCGGCGGCGCGTCGCGTTCGGCCGGCAGGACCCGGCGCGCGCGCGGGAGCTGTTCATCCGCGGCGCGCTCGTCGACGGCGAATTCGACACGAAGCTCGCGTTCTTCGCGCACAACCGCAAGCTGCTCGCCGACATCGAGCAGCTCGAGCACAAGTCGCGCCGGCAGGACGTGCTCGTCGACGACGAGCTGATTCACGCGTTCTACGATCAGGCGATTCCGTCCGGCATCCACACGGGCGCCGCGTTCGAGCGCTGGTACCGCGACGAGGTGAAAAAGAGCGGGCAGCCGGAAGACAAGCTGCGCCTGCTGTATCTGTCGCGCGACGATCTGATGCGCCACGAGGCGGCGGGCGTGACGACCGATCTGTTTCCGAAGCGCGCGACGATGGCGGGCGTCGAGATGGCGCTCACGTACCACTTCGAGCCCGGCTCGCCGCGCGACGGCGTGACGCTCGCGGTGCCGCTCTTCGCGCTGAACCAGGTCGACGCGCGCCGCGCCGAGTGGCTCGTGCCCGGGATGCTGAAGGAGAAGGCGCACCTGCTGCTGAAGTCGCTGCCGCAGAAGCTGCGCCGCCATTGCGTGCCGCTGCCAGAGTACGCGGCGGGCTTCGTCGAGCGCGCCGGGCGCGAGCGCTTCGGCGCGGGCGGCCTCGTCGACGCGCTGATCGCCGACGTCCGCGAGCGGACGCAGGTCGCGACGAAGACGTCCGACTTCAAGCTCGAGACGCTGCCCGCGCACCTGTTCATGAACTTCAAGGTGATCGACGAGCACGGCCGGCAGCTCGCGATGGGGCGCAATCTCGCGCAGTTGCGCGCGGAGTTGGGCGCGCAGGCGCAGCAGCACTTTCAGAAGATCGCCGCCGCGGCAACGCTCGCGCCGGCGGGCGCGCCTTCCGGCGCGGCCGCCGCCGAGGCGCCCGCGGGTGGCGCGCGGCCGCGAGGCGCGCAAGGCGGCGGGGCGACGCCCGCCGTCGCGCCGTCGGCGGCGCAAGCGGGCGCGGCCGCCGCCGGCGCGACCGCGCTTTATGAGAACCTGACGACGTGGAACTTCGGCAAGCTGCCGGAACTCCTCGAGATCCGCCGGCGCGGCGAGACGCTGTTCGGCTACCCGGCGCTCGTCGACCGCGGCACGCACTGCGACGTCGAGGTGTTCGACTCGCCCGACGAGGCGGCGCGAATCCACCGCGCGGGCCTGCGGCGCCTGTTCGCGTTGCAGCTGAAGGAGCCGATCAAGTACCTGGAGAAGAACCTGCCGGGGCTGCGCGAGATGGCGATGCAGTACATGTCGCTCGGCACGCAGGACGAACTGCGCGACCAGTTGATCGCGACCGCGCTCGACCGCGCGTGCCTGCAGGACCCGCTGCCCGCCGACGACGCGAGTTTTCACGCGCGCCGCGACGAGGGCAGGAGCCGGCTGAACCTGCTCGCGCAGGAGATGGCGCGGCTCGTCGGGCAGATCCTCGCCGAGTACGCGGGGCTCGCGAAGAAGCTCGCGCAGGCGAAGCCGTTCCCGGCCGCGCACGCGGACCTGCAGGGCCAGCTCGCCGCGCTCGTCGGCAAGCGCTTCGTCATCGACACGCCTTACGCGCAGCTTGCGCATTTCCCGCGCTACCTGAAGGGCATCGCGCTGCGAATCGACAAGCTGAAGGCCGATCCCGCCCGCGACGCGCGGCAGGCGGCCGAGCTGCAGCCGCTCGCGCAGCATTATCAGCGCTCGATTGTGCAGCGCGGCGGCGTCGCGGATGCGCGGCTCGCCGAGTTCCGGTGGCTGCTCGAGGAACTGCGGATCTCGCTTTTCGCGCAGGAACTGCGCACGCCGATGCCGGTGTCGGTCAAGCGGCTCTACAAAGTGTGGGAGTCGATGCAGCGCTGA
- a CDS encoding beta-propeller fold lactonase family protein, protein MRNFLSLGRTLALAAAVLAPVAAFANNVIVLNSAEATLSLIDEQSRQVVGQYPTGKEPHHLMATPDNSSLIVANSVSNSLMFLDPKTGKPQRTLEGIDDPYQLGFSPDRKWFVAAGLRLDRVDIYRYDGHDLKLAKRVPLDVMPSHLAFTKDSKTVLVSLQVSGELAAIDLATQTVKWKMKVGKVPAGLWLTPGDKYVLIGMTGADYVAVVDWRNQKVVKTIPTGKGAHNFRSLADGTHVAVTNRVANTISIIDENALTNVGDITGLLPGPDDMELSADRKTLWVTFRFAKKVGVIDLPSRKLIQTISVGRSPHGIYFYDRAPWTAPNGA, encoded by the coding sequence ATGCGCAATTTCCTTTCTCTCGGCCGCACGCTCGCGCTTGCAGCCGCCGTGCTGGCGCCCGTCGCCGCCTTTGCGAACAACGTGATCGTGCTGAATTCGGCCGAAGCGACGCTTTCCCTGATCGACGAGCAATCCCGCCAGGTCGTCGGCCAGTACCCGACCGGCAAGGAACCGCACCACCTGATGGCGACGCCCGACAATTCGTCGCTGATCGTCGCGAATTCGGTGTCGAACAGCCTGATGTTCCTCGATCCGAAGACGGGCAAGCCGCAGCGCACGCTCGAAGGGATCGACGATCCGTATCAGCTCGGCTTCTCGCCCGATCGCAAGTGGTTCGTCGCGGCGGGCCTGCGGCTCGACCGCGTCGACATCTACCGCTACGACGGCCATGACCTGAAGCTCGCCAAGCGCGTGCCGCTGGACGTGATGCCGAGCCACCTCGCGTTCACGAAGGACAGCAAGACGGTGCTCGTGTCGCTGCAGGTGTCGGGCGAGCTCGCCGCGATCGATCTGGCCACGCAGACGGTCAAGTGGAAGATGAAGGTCGGCAAGGTGCCGGCGGGCCTCTGGCTCACGCCCGGCGACAAGTACGTGCTGATCGGGATGACGGGCGCGGATTACGTCGCCGTCGTCGACTGGCGCAACCAGAAGGTCGTGAAAACGATTCCGACCGGCAAGGGCGCGCACAACTTCCGCTCGCTCGCGGACGGCACGCACGTCGCCGTGACGAACCGGGTCGCGAACACGATCAGCATCATCGACGAGAACGCGCTCACGAACGTCGGCGACATCACGGGCCTGTTGCCCGGCCCGGACGACATGGAGCTGTCGGCCGACAGGAAGACGCTGTGGGTGACGTTCCGCTTCGCGAAGAAGGTCGGCGTGATCGACCTGCCGAGCCGCAAGCTGATCCAGACGATTTCGGTCGGCCGCTCGCCGCACGGGATCTATTTCTACGACCGCGCGCCGTGGACGGCGCCGAACGGCGCGTGA
- a CDS encoding sterol desaturase family protein: protein MLHVIAAALDGFVSDLQTWLYVDIVQPLLFKVGLMGYDEDTYDALYWVIVGALQVVAMYVLLRPLEALRPVERWANRKAVRVDVIYTLIAKLGIFSLFFFFALRPLFDNVQAWLRLHGIANVNLDYLWPGVTSRPIVAFAIYLIVLDFAGYWYHRWQHRIGIWWELHAVHHSQRQMSLWCDDRNHLLDDVLQACFFAAIALVIGVSPSQFVVLTAVTNFMQSVQHTNARLPFGWLAERLVVSPTFHRRHHAVGYGHEGTKYGCNFGVLFPWWDMLFRTASWNRTPEPTGIREQYEGVSYGDGFWAQHWLAFVRIARRLAPGKRSDVASA from the coding sequence ATGCTGCACGTGATCGCCGCCGCGCTCGACGGCTTCGTGTCCGATCTGCAGACGTGGCTGTATGTCGACATCGTGCAGCCGCTGCTGTTCAAGGTCGGCCTGATGGGCTACGACGAGGACACGTACGACGCGCTCTACTGGGTGATCGTCGGCGCGCTGCAGGTCGTCGCGATGTATGTGCTGCTGCGCCCGCTCGAGGCGCTGCGCCCCGTCGAGCGGTGGGCGAACCGCAAGGCGGTGCGCGTCGACGTGATCTACACGCTGATCGCGAAGCTCGGCATCTTCAGCCTGTTCTTCTTTTTCGCGCTGCGGCCGCTTTTCGACAACGTCCAGGCGTGGCTGCGCCTGCACGGGATCGCGAACGTCAATCTCGACTACCTGTGGCCGGGCGTCACGTCCAGGCCGATCGTCGCGTTCGCGATCTACCTGATCGTGCTCGATTTCGCCGGCTACTGGTATCACCGCTGGCAGCACCGGATCGGCATATGGTGGGAACTGCACGCGGTGCATCACAGCCAGCGCCAGATGTCGCTCTGGTGCGACGACCGCAACCATCTGCTCGACGACGTGCTGCAGGCGTGCTTCTTCGCGGCGATTGCGCTCGTGATCGGCGTGTCGCCGTCGCAGTTCGTCGTGCTGACCGCGGTCACGAACTTCATGCAGAGCGTTCAGCACACGAACGCGCGGCTGCCGTTCGGCTGGCTCGCCGAGCGCCTCGTCGTCAGCCCGACGTTCCATCGCCGCCATCACGCGGTTGGCTACGGCCACGAGGGCACGAAGTACGGCTGCAACTTCGGCGTGCTGTTCCCGTGGTGGGACATGCTGTTTCGCACCGCGTCGTGGAACCGCACGCCCGAGCCGACCGGCATCCGCGAGCAGTACGAGGGCGTGTCGTACGGCGACGGCTTCTGGGCGCAGCACTGGCTCGCGTTCGTGCGGATCGCGCGGCGGCTCGCGCCGGGCAAGCGGAGCGACGTGGCGTCGGCGTAA
- a CDS encoding EI24 domain-containing protein: MNDLLRSFGRALASALHPRMLWLTFMPFIVAAVIWGVVLWFSWQPLVDAARAALDGFALTALLYKFFNAIGASQLHAVVAPFVVVSLAIPLIVLTVLLLIATLSMPAVVSHLAKRQFASLEMKRGGSLFGSVFNSLWAAFASIALLVVTVPLWLIPPFFALLPPVIWGWLTYRVMTYDALALHASADERRALVRKHRWPLLGIGVASGLLGTVPTFIWVSSIWMMVLFPFVAAAMIWVYAFILVFSALWFGFYCLRALQDERAAAANAISTDSTRRA; the protein is encoded by the coding sequence ATGAACGACCTGCTGCGCTCCTTCGGCCGGGCGCTCGCGAGTGCGCTGCACCCGCGGATGCTCTGGCTTACCTTCATGCCGTTTATCGTCGCCGCGGTGATCTGGGGCGTCGTGCTCTGGTTCTCGTGGCAGCCGCTCGTCGACGCCGCGCGCGCCGCGCTCGACGGCTTCGCGCTGACGGCGCTCCTCTACAAGTTCTTCAACGCGATCGGCGCGTCGCAACTGCACGCGGTTGTCGCGCCGTTCGTCGTCGTGTCGCTCGCGATTCCGCTCATCGTGCTGACGGTGCTGCTCCTGATCGCGACGCTGTCGATGCCCGCCGTCGTCTCGCATCTGGCGAAGCGCCAGTTCGCGTCGCTCGAGATGAAGCGGGGCGGCAGCTTGTTCGGCAGCGTGTTCAATTCGCTGTGGGCCGCGTTCGCGAGCATCGCGCTCCTGGTCGTGACGGTGCCGCTGTGGCTGATTCCACCGTTCTTCGCGCTGCTGCCGCCCGTGATCTGGGGCTGGCTCACGTACCGCGTGATGACCTACGACGCGCTCGCGCTGCACGCGAGCGCCGACGAGCGCCGCGCGCTCGTGCGCAAGCACCGCTGGCCCTTGCTGGGCATCGGCGTCGCGAGCGGGCTGCTCGGCACGGTGCCGACCTTCATCTGGGTGTCGTCGATCTGGATGATGGTGCTGTTTCCGTTCGTCGCCGCCGCGATGATCTGGGTCTACGCGTTCATTCTGGTGTTCTCGGCGCTGTGGTTCGGCTTCTACTGCCTGCGCGCGCTGCAGGACGAGCGCGCGGCGGCCGCGAATGCGATTTCCACCGATTCGACGAGGCGAGCATGA
- a CDS encoding competence/damage-inducible protein A, producing the protein MTIGIIIIGDEILSGRRQDKHLAKVIELLAARGLALGWAEYVGDDPARITATLARTFASGDIVFSTGGIGATPDDHTRQCAAAALGVPLELHPEAKALIEERIRETHADAAKPVDLDSPENLHRLNMGVFPRGAAIIPNGYNRIPGFSCGDHHFVPGFPVMAWPMIEWVLDTKYAHLHHATPHAERSLYVFELPESTLTPLMEKIERDFPGVRVFSLPSVGDAEKGGIYARRHIDLGVKGEPEAVAAAFVKLREGVHLLGGDIVEPAEAPRA; encoded by the coding sequence ATGACCATCGGCATCATCATCATCGGCGACGAAATTCTGTCCGGTCGCCGTCAAGACAAGCACCTCGCCAAGGTGATCGAGCTCCTGGCCGCGCGCGGGCTCGCGCTCGGCTGGGCCGAATACGTCGGCGACGATCCCGCGCGGATCACGGCGACGCTCGCGCGCACGTTCGCGTCGGGCGACATCGTGTTCTCGACGGGCGGCATCGGCGCGACGCCCGACGACCACACGCGCCAGTGCGCGGCCGCGGCGCTCGGCGTGCCGCTCGAACTGCACCCGGAGGCGAAGGCGCTGATCGAGGAGCGGATCCGCGAGACGCACGCCGACGCCGCGAAGCCCGTCGACCTCGATTCGCCCGAGAACCTGCATCGGCTGAACATGGGCGTGTTCCCGCGCGGCGCGGCGATCATCCCGAACGGCTACAACCGGATCCCGGGCTTTTCATGCGGCGACCATCATTTCGTGCCGGGCTTTCCGGTGATGGCGTGGCCGATGATCGAATGGGTGCTCGACACGAAGTACGCGCACCTGCACCACGCGACGCCGCATGCGGAGCGCTCGCTCTACGTGTTCGAGCTGCCCGAATCGACGCTCACGCCGCTGATGGAGAAGATCGAGCGCGATTTCCCGGGCGTGCGGGTGTTCAGCCTGCCGAGCGTCGGCGACGCGGAAAAGGGCGGAATCTACGCGCGCCGGCACATCGATCTCGGGGTGAAGGGCGAGCCGGAAGCGGTCGCCGCCGCGTTCGTGAAGCTGCGCGAGGGCGTGCATCTGCTCGGCGGCGACATCGTCGAGCCGGCCGAGGCGCCGCGCGCCTGA